Proteins co-encoded in one Neodiprion lecontei isolate iyNeoLeco1 chromosome 3, iyNeoLeco1.1, whole genome shotgun sequence genomic window:
- the LOC124293439 gene encoding uncharacterized protein LOC124293439, with amino-acid sequence MLKMIKGHTSTFGCEKCCIAAVSLQRKLHYLVDQTNHRKRCDEDYFKEDPDTAHIKVDYDVAAEYMTNVIDNGTSEDGINIQPITQKKVSSENLSPDDDTVEETQLCAQHQKETLDIQMRQYLQQQMEQTQVALATMARANQAQIAQVQGALRPECFPEWPISSLDVFDAFNEMIQIEEHRSYLVRRLSTVGGPSQRQVVMNMMKLLMTNTLAMEYNWAGREKRSFKKTKLRYIIIEAAKLACKDNPVESSDLIIENAIKDWLKLATSRYTYSIAGKKSGNGPTQHPPSPPLPLPPNSPNNRRV; translated from the exons ATGCTCAAGATGATCAAAGGTCATACTAGCACGTTCGGTTGTGAAAAGTGTTGCATCGCAGCAGTTTCATTGCAAAGAAAACTGCATTATCTAGTCGATCAAACTAATCACCGTAAAAGATGTGATGAAGACTATTTTAAAGAAGATCCAGATACGGCGCACATCAAAG TTGACTACGATGTAGCAGCAGAGTACATGACTAATGTAATAGACAACGGAACTTCTGAAGACGGTATTAACATTCAGCCGATAACACAGAAAAAAGTGTCATCTGAAAACCTATCACCAGACGACGATACAGTTGAAGAAA CACAATTGTGCGCTCAACACCAGAAAGAAACCTTGGATATTCAAATGAGGCAA TATTTGCAACAGCAGATGGAGCAGACTCAGGTCGCTCTAGCCACAATGGCAAGAGCTAATCAGGCCCAAATAGCCCAAGTACAAGGTGCTCTGCGGCCAGAATGTTTCCCTGAATGGCCCATTTCTTCACTGGATGTCTTCGATGCGTTCAATGAGATGATACAGATTGAAGAGCACCGTAGTTACCTT GTCCGAAGGCTTTCGACGGTAGGTGGCCCATCACAGCGACAAGTTGTCATGAATATGATGAAACTTTTGATGACGAATACTTTGGCTATGGAGTACAACTGGGCGGGAAGAGAAAAGAGATCATTCAAAAAAACTAAATTAAGGTATATTATCATTG AGGCTGCAAAATTGGCGTGTAAAGATAATCCAGTCGAATCTTCAGATTTAATTATAGAAAATGCGATAAAGGACTGGTTGAAGCTAGCCACaagtaggtatacatattCAATTGCGGGAAAAAAATCCGGAAATGGACCCACGCAGCATCCGCCTTCACCGCCCCTACCACTGCCGCCGAATTCACCCAACAATCGCAGGGTATAG